A region from the Oncorhynchus tshawytscha isolate Ot180627B linkage group LG26, Otsh_v2.0, whole genome shotgun sequence genome encodes:
- the LOC112225408 gene encoding synaptotagmin-like protein 5 isoform X2 — protein sequence MEKSAEELNLSFLLEHEREMILSVLQKDEKLRKREEKRIRKLKNELVEIRRKGSRCPQEVGERQCARCLKGLGLIFDRGELCEECLQRVCSDCRVMPPKGKQWKCSICSKVSELKVVTGEWFLEERSKRFDQGAVLSSDVVKQSIMSSPAGSPHRKSPPPGDTIHTPERPDTSKSGRSAIRNLVDGAKRKGKGMRMEKRGSRPSLKPENEADSGSVSPPVPDTDPCSVRSARSAPRSTTRSTPHSHRGSAVALETLGYPTVPNNLRSQTLERDRSPTPSSKTRRVRPDGAESVASFHSSDSVFDKMAETVTRHDRMEPGTATPTIAVSRASVSSDRSRSEVDLSVPGSASDEALSLRSHSVPGLNEPEFNNAEKDEDIDALMSAHSKATSRRVSNAMSTSSLNSMMSMYSETGDYGNANVSGELLLNISYSYKTGALNVLVKECRNLATGDERKQRTDAYVKAYLLPDKSRQSKRKTSIKTNTINPVFNENLRYVISHSQLETRTLQLSVWHHDRFGHNSFLGEVELTFDSWEFDTNMEEWYSLQPKLDSRMDSTLQYKGELTVVLKYIPAEKNLMLPLDQVQVKKGFLKGKKTSIKLPKGGMVELLVKEAKNLTAVKSGGTSDPFVKGYLLPDNSKSTKHKTAVLRRTVNPQWNHTFTYCGLQAGDLNNVCLELTVWDKEALASNVFLGGVRLNGGTDQSYGNQVDWMDSYGEEQRLWQRMIDNPEVPQECTLMLRSSMCKHNT from the exons ATGGAGAAGAGTGCTGAGGAGCTGAACCTCTCGTTCCTGctggagcatgagagagagatgatccTCAGTGTCCTGCAGAAGGACGAGaaactgaggaagagagaggagaagaggatacG GAAGCTGAAGAATGAGCTGGTGGAGATCAGGCGTAAGGGTTCACGCTGCCCCCAGGAGGTTGGGGAGCGTCAATGTGCCCGCTGCCTAAAGGGCCTGGGCCTGATCTTTGACCGTGGGGAGCTCTGTGAGGAGTGCCTACAGCGTGTCTGCAGTGACTGCCGCGTAATGCCCCCTAAAGGAAAGCAGTGGAAGTGCTCCATCTGCTCCAAAGTCTC AGAGCTGAAGGTAGTGACCGGGGAGTGGTTCCTGGAGGAGCGGTCCAAGCGGTTTGACCAGGGTGCGGTGCTCAGCAGTGACGTTGTCAAACAGTCTATCATGAGCAGCCCTGCTGGAAGCCCCCACAGGAAGTCTCCTCCACCAGGCGACACAATCCACACACCTGAGAGGCCTGACACGTCCAAATCAGGAAGAAGCGCCATACGGAACCTGGTGGATGGTGCCAAGAGGAAAGGGAAAgg GATGCGGATGGAAAAGAGGGGCAGCCGTCCCAGCCTGAAGCCAGAAAACGAGGCGGACAGTGGTAGCGTGTCCCCTCCTGTTCCCGACACAGACCCATGCAGCGTACGCAGCGCCCGGTCTGCACCACGCTCCACAACCCGCTCCACACCTCACTCACACAG GGGCAGTGCTGTGGCTCTGGAGACCTTAGGGTACCCTACTGTACCCAACAACCTGCGCTCCCAAACCCTGGAGAGGGACAGGTCCCCTACACCCAGCAGCAAGACCAGGAGGGTCAGG cCGGACGGAGCAGAGAGCGTGGCTAGTTTCCACTCCAGCGACAGCGTGTTTGACAAGATGGCCGAAACCGTCACCAGGCATGACAGGATGGAGCCTGGCACCGCCACCCCCACCATCGCTGTCTCCAGGGCCTCCGTGTCTTCAG atcgtAGTCGTTCTGAGGTGGACCTGTCTGTTCCTGGTTCTGCCAGTGATGAGGCCCTCAGTCTGAGGAGCCactctgtccctgggctcaatgaaccg GAGTTTAATAATGCTGAGAAAGACGAGGACATCGATGCTCTGATGTCGGCACACAGCAAGGCCACCAGCCGACGCGTGAGCAACGCTATGTCCACG aGCAGTCTGAACAGTATGATGAGTATGTACAGTGAGACCGGTGACTATGGCAACGCCAATGTGAGTGGGGAGCTGCTGTTGAACATCAGCTACAGCTATAAGACAGGCGCTCTCAATGTCCTGGTGAAGGAGTGTCGCAACCTGGCCACCGGGGATGAGAGGAAGCAACGCACAGACGC CTATGTGAAGGCTTACCTTCTCCCAGACAAGTCTCGCCAGAGCAAGAGGAAGACCAGCATCAAGACCAACACAATCAACCCTGTGTTCAATGAGAACCTTAGG tATGTGATCAGCCACTCCCAGTTGGAGACGCGGACATTGCAGCTGTCTGTGTGGCACCACGACCGCTTCGGTCACAACAGCTTCCTTGGGGAGGTGGAGCTGACCTTTGACTCCTGGGAGTTTGACACTAACATGGAGGAGTGGTACTCTCTGCAACCCAAG CTGGACAGTAGAATGGACTCCACGCTCCAGTATAAAGGGGAGCTAACCGTCGTTCTTAAGTACATCCCTGCAGAGAAGAACCTCATGCTACCCCTGGACCAGGTCCAAG tgaaGAAAGGTTTTCTGAAAGGAAAGAAGACCAGCATCAAGCTGCCCAAAGGAGGAATGGTGGAGCTGCTGGTCAAGGAGGCCAAGAACCTGACCGCTGTCAAGTCTGGAGGCACCTCGGACCCCTTTGTGAAAGG GTACCTGCTCCCTGACAACAGTAAGTCCACCAAGCACAAGACGGCGGTGTTGCGTCGCACGGTCAACCCCCAGTGGAACCACACCTTTACCTACTGTGGCCTGCAGGCCGGAGACCTGAACAACGTGTGTCTGGAGCTCACCGTCTGGGACAAGGAGGCTCTGGCCAGCAACGTCTTCCTGGGGGGAGTCCGACTCAACGGAGGGacag ACCAGAGCTATGGGAACCAGGTGGACTGGATGGACTCATACGGAGAGGAACAGCGACTGTGGCAACGCATGATTGACAACCCAGAGGTCCCCCAGGAGTGTACACTGATGCTGAGGTCCAGCATGTGCAAGCACAACACATGA
- the LOC112225408 gene encoding synaptotagmin-like protein 5 isoform X1, translating into MEKSAEELNLSFLLEHEREMILSVLQKDEKLRKREEKRIRKLKNELVEIRRKGSRCPQEVGERQCARCLKGLGLIFDRGELCEECLQRVCSDCRVMPPKGKQWKCSICSKVSELKVVTGEWFLEERSKRFDQGAVLSSDVVKQSIMSSPAGSPHRKSPPPGDTIHTPERPDTSKSGRSAIRNLVDGAKRKGKGMRMEKRGSRPSLKPENEADSGSVSPPVPDTDPCSVRSARSAPRSTTRSTPHSHRGSAVALETLGYPTVPNNLRSQTLERDRSPTPSSKTRRVRPDGAESVASFHSSDSVFDKMAETVTRHDRMEPGTATPTIAVSRASVSSDRSRSEVDLSVPGSASDEALSLRSHSVPGLNEPEFNNAEKDEDIDALMSAHSKATSRRVSNAMSTSSTTGSERKWGYLSLPGDSDAETSSLNSMMSMYSETGDYGNANVSGELLLNISYSYKTGALNVLVKECRNLATGDERKQRTDAYVKAYLLPDKSRQSKRKTSIKTNTINPVFNENLRYVISHSQLETRTLQLSVWHHDRFGHNSFLGEVELTFDSWEFDTNMEEWYSLQPKLDSRMDSTLQYKGELTVVLKYIPAEKNLMLPLDQVQVKKGFLKGKKTSIKLPKGGMVELLVKEAKNLTAVKSGGTSDPFVKGYLLPDNSKSTKHKTAVLRRTVNPQWNHTFTYCGLQAGDLNNVCLELTVWDKEALASNVFLGGVRLNGGTDQSYGNQVDWMDSYGEEQRLWQRMIDNPEVPQECTLMLRSSMCKHNT; encoded by the exons ATGGAGAAGAGTGCTGAGGAGCTGAACCTCTCGTTCCTGctggagcatgagagagagatgatccTCAGTGTCCTGCAGAAGGACGAGaaactgaggaagagagaggagaagaggatacG GAAGCTGAAGAATGAGCTGGTGGAGATCAGGCGTAAGGGTTCACGCTGCCCCCAGGAGGTTGGGGAGCGTCAATGTGCCCGCTGCCTAAAGGGCCTGGGCCTGATCTTTGACCGTGGGGAGCTCTGTGAGGAGTGCCTACAGCGTGTCTGCAGTGACTGCCGCGTAATGCCCCCTAAAGGAAAGCAGTGGAAGTGCTCCATCTGCTCCAAAGTCTC AGAGCTGAAGGTAGTGACCGGGGAGTGGTTCCTGGAGGAGCGGTCCAAGCGGTTTGACCAGGGTGCGGTGCTCAGCAGTGACGTTGTCAAACAGTCTATCATGAGCAGCCCTGCTGGAAGCCCCCACAGGAAGTCTCCTCCACCAGGCGACACAATCCACACACCTGAGAGGCCTGACACGTCCAAATCAGGAAGAAGCGCCATACGGAACCTGGTGGATGGTGCCAAGAGGAAAGGGAAAgg GATGCGGATGGAAAAGAGGGGCAGCCGTCCCAGCCTGAAGCCAGAAAACGAGGCGGACAGTGGTAGCGTGTCCCCTCCTGTTCCCGACACAGACCCATGCAGCGTACGCAGCGCCCGGTCTGCACCACGCTCCACAACCCGCTCCACACCTCACTCACACAG GGGCAGTGCTGTGGCTCTGGAGACCTTAGGGTACCCTACTGTACCCAACAACCTGCGCTCCCAAACCCTGGAGAGGGACAGGTCCCCTACACCCAGCAGCAAGACCAGGAGGGTCAGG cCGGACGGAGCAGAGAGCGTGGCTAGTTTCCACTCCAGCGACAGCGTGTTTGACAAGATGGCCGAAACCGTCACCAGGCATGACAGGATGGAGCCTGGCACCGCCACCCCCACCATCGCTGTCTCCAGGGCCTCCGTGTCTTCAG atcgtAGTCGTTCTGAGGTGGACCTGTCTGTTCCTGGTTCTGCCAGTGATGAGGCCCTCAGTCTGAGGAGCCactctgtccctgggctcaatgaaccg GAGTTTAATAATGCTGAGAAAGACGAGGACATCGATGCTCTGATGTCGGCACACAGCAAGGCCACCAGCCGACGCGTGAGCAACGCTATGTCCACG TCTTCTACTACTGGCTCAGAGAGGAAATGGGGCTACCTCAGTCTCCCTGGCGACTCGGACGCAGAGACT aGCAGTCTGAACAGTATGATGAGTATGTACAGTGAGACCGGTGACTATGGCAACGCCAATGTGAGTGGGGAGCTGCTGTTGAACATCAGCTACAGCTATAAGACAGGCGCTCTCAATGTCCTGGTGAAGGAGTGTCGCAACCTGGCCACCGGGGATGAGAGGAAGCAACGCACAGACGC CTATGTGAAGGCTTACCTTCTCCCAGACAAGTCTCGCCAGAGCAAGAGGAAGACCAGCATCAAGACCAACACAATCAACCCTGTGTTCAATGAGAACCTTAGG tATGTGATCAGCCACTCCCAGTTGGAGACGCGGACATTGCAGCTGTCTGTGTGGCACCACGACCGCTTCGGTCACAACAGCTTCCTTGGGGAGGTGGAGCTGACCTTTGACTCCTGGGAGTTTGACACTAACATGGAGGAGTGGTACTCTCTGCAACCCAAG CTGGACAGTAGAATGGACTCCACGCTCCAGTATAAAGGGGAGCTAACCGTCGTTCTTAAGTACATCCCTGCAGAGAAGAACCTCATGCTACCCCTGGACCAGGTCCAAG tgaaGAAAGGTTTTCTGAAAGGAAAGAAGACCAGCATCAAGCTGCCCAAAGGAGGAATGGTGGAGCTGCTGGTCAAGGAGGCCAAGAACCTGACCGCTGTCAAGTCTGGAGGCACCTCGGACCCCTTTGTGAAAGG GTACCTGCTCCCTGACAACAGTAAGTCCACCAAGCACAAGACGGCGGTGTTGCGTCGCACGGTCAACCCCCAGTGGAACCACACCTTTACCTACTGTGGCCTGCAGGCCGGAGACCTGAACAACGTGTGTCTGGAGCTCACCGTCTGGGACAAGGAGGCTCTGGCCAGCAACGTCTTCCTGGGGGGAGTCCGACTCAACGGAGGGacag ACCAGAGCTATGGGAACCAGGTGGACTGGATGGACTCATACGGAGAGGAACAGCGACTGTGGCAACGCATGATTGACAACCCAGAGGTCCCCCAGGAGTGTACACTGATGCTGAGGTCCAGCATGTGCAAGCACAACACATGA